From the Marispirochaeta aestuarii genome, the window ACTCATTATCCATAACCCGGTGGATTCCGAGCACATACTTGCGGGAGCTCATATAAACGAAGAACGGCTGCTTCATTTTGTTTCATATCTTTCGGTGCATTTCCCCCGTGTCGAGCACCAGGTTATTTCCTTTCGGTCAAGACAGAGCAGAGAAGACATGATGCAGGAGCTTGACGAGATACTGAGAGACGAAGCGGACAGTTTTTCCGGAATATACAGCATCGCGGACATACAGGAATTACTGGGGGAGAAAATTCTTCACCAGGGTCTGGAAAACCGGTATAGTATTCTGGTCCACGGCGTCAACCCGGATACCGGCATGTACCTTCTGTCCCATGCGTTTACCGCTGCTATCCATCAAAATCCCTTCAGACAGGGGTATTACGCTGTAAGGCTCCTCGAGCATTATCTGGAGAACGGAAGCATGCCGGCGACAATTCCCTCAATTCCTCAGGGTATTTTGCTGGGGAACTCAATAAATGACCAGGATGATTTTTGGAGGATAGAATAGTGTCCCTTCGCCTCAACTCACTTCTCAACGGAATGTATGTCTCTCTGGCAAGGATCTGCCCCAGCCCCCTGAGTCCCGAGGGTATGCACGGCGCGCTGACCGCCGTTGCCCTCTCCCCGAACCCGAGCCTTCCCAACGCCTGGATCCCCGTGTTGTACAATATGAAGGGAGATCAGCCCGAATTTCTTGACCGCGATCAGGCGAAAGAGTTTCTTGATACAGCCGTAACAGCCTATAACAGCGTGGTTGCCTCGCTTACCGGAAACGAAGAGTACTCCCTTACCTTCAGTGTCGGGGAGAAACCGGATGCACAGGAGGCAACAAAGCTGCAGGCCTGGTGCGAAGGATTTATCAAG encodes:
- a CDS encoding UPF0149 family protein; the protein is MEDRIVSLRLNSLLNGMYVSLARICPSPLSPEGMHGALTAVALSPNPSLPNAWIPVLYNMKGDQPEFLDRDQAKEFLDTAVTAYNSVVASLTGNEEYSLTFSVGEKPDAQEATKLQAWCEGFIKGLRQTGVDPADYDLDFISLMSPIAFCARPDSFTSVDDKEIMGEQIHRIAGEIPANLVALRNYFYLDIQKKRLAGGTKNPGRNDPCPCGSGKKYKHCCGRTNS